A single Sulfurimonas aquatica DNA region contains:
- a CDS encoding OmpA family protein, which yields MFYKNERDEGTNFWLSYADLMAGLLFVFILLIGAILVKSMVLKSNLHSKESSLENSLSLLLLRDTEVQKLQKLLAQRSAELNTTKDKLLISKDALKLKTDELVNLNNILLSQNMKIDDFNDKVIIMQNLLDESNASISEQNIKIQDYENKVLVLSNTLNQKENSLELKDQELLTLLRNIEAKETKYDTLIAKLQAQKAKIKNLTGIKIKLIAELKQSLGKNIKIDPQSGSLRLSSNILFDKNSATLKESSKKELKKVFINYIGALTSNRNIKDHLERIIIEGHTDSDGGYLLNLNLSQQRAYAVMNYLLTLDFTKKNNIKPLLVASGRSYLDAIKDKIGKENKDASRRIEIKFSLKNDDAMHEIDKILDYE from the coding sequence ATGTTTTACAAAAATGAAAGAGATGAGGGCACAAACTTCTGGCTCTCTTATGCTGACCTTATGGCTGGATTACTTTTTGTCTTCATTCTATTAATAGGAGCTATTCTTGTTAAATCTATGGTCCTTAAATCAAATCTTCATTCAAAAGAGAGCTCACTTGAGAATTCATTGAGTCTACTCCTGCTACGTGATACTGAGGTACAAAAACTACAAAAACTTCTCGCTCAGCGAAGTGCAGAGTTAAATACAACTAAAGATAAGCTTTTAATCTCTAAGGATGCTCTTAAGCTTAAAACTGATGAGTTAGTAAACCTAAATAATATTCTTCTCTCTCAAAATATGAAAATCGATGACTTTAACGATAAAGTAATAATAATGCAGAATCTCTTAGATGAATCAAATGCTAGCATATCTGAACAAAACATAAAAATACAAGATTATGAAAATAAGGTACTTGTACTTTCAAATACACTTAATCAGAAGGAAAATAGTTTAGAGTTAAAGGATCAGGAGCTACTTACACTTTTAAGAAATATTGAGGCAAAAGAGACAAAGTATGATACTTTAATAGCAAAACTACAAGCACAAAAAGCAAAAATAAAAAACTTAACTGGTATTAAGATTAAATTAATAGCCGAACTAAAACAGAGTCTTGGGAAAAACATAAAAATTGACCCGCAAAGTGGATCTCTACGTTTATCATCTAACATTCTCTTTGACAAAAATAGTGCCACACTCAAAGAGAGCTCAAAAAAAGAGCTTAAAAAAGTTTTTATTAACTATATAGGAGCACTCACCTCTAATAGAAATATAAAGGATCATCTAGAACGTATAATTATAGAGGGTCATACAGACAGTGATGGTGGCTATCTTCTTAATCTTAATCTCTCTCAGCAAAGAGCTTATGCGGTAATGAACTATCTTTTAACTTTAGACTTTACTAAGAAAAACAATATCAAACCTCTCCTAGTTGCTAGCGGTCGCTCATATCTAGATGCAATTAAAGATAAAATAGGAAAAGAGAATAAAGATGCATCAAGAAGAATTGAAATTAAGTTTAGTCTTAAAAATGATGATGCGATGCATGAGATAGACAAGATACTTGATTATGAATAA
- a CDS encoding AMIN domain-containing protein, with product MIKFLTIFSLMIFSLYARENPFFPIENEIDIPMTSNQTRFVEPLKRASYTLPSTAREIQSITIRYKNLDGSIVDKKEILNNSIDWHLPIFISQNYNSSESTTSNSLNKITSSKNKAKKTKAIKLISLKFLNLSLDNKRIKIMTNDKMIRNFLLTKPHRIVCDFKREIDIRSYEKELSSSGIVTKVKVGNHNEFYRVVMELDGYYRYTSKELKNGYLLTLQ from the coding sequence ATGATTAAATTTTTAACTATCTTCTCACTTATGATATTTTCTTTATATGCTAGAGAAAATCCATTTTTTCCTATTGAAAATGAAATTGATATTCCAATGACATCAAATCAAACTAGATTTGTAGAACCTTTAAAAAGAGCAAGTTACACACTCCCCTCTACAGCAAGAGAGATTCAGAGTATAACGATACGATATAAAAATCTTGATGGCTCCATAGTAGATAAAAAAGAGATTTTAAATAATTCGATTGATTGGCATTTACCAATTTTTATTTCTCAAAATTATAATAGCTCAGAAAGTACTACAAGTAATAGTCTTAACAAAATTACTTCATCTAAAAATAAAGCTAAAAAAACAAAGGCTATTAAGCTAATATCACTTAAATTTCTTAATCTCTCTTTAGATAATAAAAGAATCAAAATTATGACTAATGATAAAATGATAAGGAACTTTTTACTTACAAAACCTCATAGAATTGTTTGCGATTTTAAGAGAGAGATTGACATTAGAAGCTATGAAAAAGAGTTGAGCAGTAGTGGTATTGTGACTAAGGTTAAGGTGGGAAATCATAATGAATTTTATCGTGTAGTTATGGAGCTTGATGGTTATTATAGATATACATCTAAAGAGCTAAAAAATGGATATCTATTAACTCTTCAGTAA
- the eno gene encoding phosphopyruvate hydratase, which translates to MYIDSISAIEVMDSRGNPTVKATVELSDGTIESAIVPSGASTGKREALELRDGDERYMGKGVLKAVSHVNNEISDALVGQSPFNQAVIDATMKEIDGTENYGKLGANAVLGVSMAVARAAAKSLGMPLYRYLGGANAMTIPTPMLNIINGGSHADNSVDFQEYMIMPVGFEDFAEGLRASAEVYHNLKAILKAKKHNTALGDEGGFAPDLSSNEEPIQIIMEAIEKAGYKPGEQIGIALDVAASEIIADGGYRLDSENRTVTSAELVDYYVDLCAKYPIVSIEDGLNEDDWDGFKLMTEKLGDKIQIVGDDLFVTNANILARGIDEGIANSILIKPNQIGTVSETMLTVRLAQRNGYTCVMSHRSGESEDAFIADFAVALNCGQIKTGSTARGERTAKYNRLLEIENEVVYGEYLGSALFN; encoded by the coding sequence ATGTACATAGATAGTATAAGTGCAATTGAAGTAATGGATTCACGTGGAAATCCAACAGTAAAGGCGACAGTAGAGTTAAGTGATGGAACAATTGAGAGCGCTATCGTTCCAAGTGGTGCAAGTACAGGTAAACGCGAAGCATTAGAGCTTCGTGATGGTGATGAGCGTTATATGGGTAAAGGTGTTTTAAAAGCAGTTTCTCATGTTAATAATGAAATTTCAGATGCTCTAGTAGGTCAATCTCCATTTAATCAAGCAGTAATTGATGCAACAATGAAAGAGATAGATGGAACTGAAAACTATGGAAAACTAGGTGCTAATGCAGTTCTTGGTGTTTCTATGGCTGTAGCTCGTGCAGCTGCGAAAAGCTTAGGTATGCCTCTTTATCGCTATCTTGGTGGTGCTAATGCTATGACAATCCCTACACCAATGTTGAATATCATTAATGGTGGAAGCCATGCTGATAATTCAGTTGATTTTCAAGAGTATATGATTATGCCTGTTGGTTTTGAAGATTTTGCAGAAGGCCTTCGTGCATCAGCTGAAGTTTACCATAACTTAAAAGCTATTTTAAAAGCTAAAAAGCATAATACAGCACTTGGTGACGAAGGTGGTTTTGCACCTGATTTATCTTCAAATGAAGAGCCTATCCAAATTATTATGGAAGCTATCGAGAAAGCTGGTTACAAACCAGGCGAGCAGATTGGTATTGCTTTAGATGTTGCTGCTTCAGAGATTATCGCTGATGGTGGATATAGACTAGACTCTGAAAATCGTACTGTTACTTCTGCTGAGTTAGTAGATTATTATGTAGATTTATGTGCTAAATACCCTATCGTTTCTATTGAAGATGGTCTTAATGAAGATGATTGGGATGGGTTTAAACTTATGACTGAGAAGCTTGGTGATAAGATTCAGATTGTTGGTGATGACCTTTTTGTTACAAATGCAAACATTTTAGCAAGAGGTATTGATGAAGGTATAGCTAACTCAATTCTTATCAAACCAAATCAAATTGGTACAGTCTCTGAGACTATGTTAACTGTGCGTTTAGCACAGCGTAATGGCTATACTTGTGTTATGAGTCATCGTTCAGGTGAGAGCGAAGATGCTTTTATAGCTGATTTTGCTGTTGCACTTAACTGTGGTCAGATCAAAACTGGTTCAACTGCACGTGGAGAGAGAACTGCTAAATATAACCGTCTTTTAGAGATAGAAAATGAAGTTGTTTACGGTGAGTATCTAGGTTCTGCTCTTTTTAACTAA
- the recA gene encoding recombinase RecA, with protein sequence MDANKQKSLDLAMKQIDKAFGKGALMRLGDKNIEPIKAISTGSIGLDLALGIGGVPEGRVVEIYGPESSGKTTLALQITAECQKGGGVCAFIDAEHALDVIYAKNLGVDVENLLVSQPDYGEQALDIVETIARSGAVDLIVIDSVAALTPKSEIEGEMSDQNVGVQARLMSKALRKLTGVISKMNCTVIFINQIRMKIGMMGYGSPETTTGGNALKFYASVRIDVRRIASLKQGESQIGNRVKAKVIKNKVAPPFRQAEFDIMFGEGISKEGELVDYGVKLDVIDKAGAWFAYGDSKLGQGRENVKQKFKDEPELAREIEEKIKVAMGVSELMVMDTTEINDSDAE encoded by the coding sequence ATGGACGCAAATAAACAAAAATCTTTAGACCTTGCAATGAAGCAGATTGATAAAGCATTCGGAAAAGGTGCTTTAATGAGACTTGGTGATAAAAATATAGAACCAATTAAAGCTATTAGTACAGGTTCAATTGGACTTGACTTAGCACTTGGTATAGGTGGTGTTCCAGAGGGTCGTGTTGTTGAAATCTATGGCCCTGAGTCATCAGGTAAAACAACTTTAGCGCTTCAAATCACCGCAGAGTGTCAAAAAGGTGGAGGGGTTTGCGCATTTATTGACGCAGAGCATGCACTTGACGTTATATACGCTAAAAACCTCGGCGTAGACGTAGAAAACCTTTTAGTTTCACAACCTGATTATGGTGAGCAAGCTCTTGACATAGTTGAGACGATAGCTCGAAGTGGAGCAGTGGACTTAATCGTTATAGATTCAGTTGCAGCACTTACTCCTAAGTCAGAGATAGAAGGTGAAATGTCTGATCAAAATGTAGGTGTTCAAGCTCGTTTAATGTCAAAAGCTTTGAGAAAACTGACGGGTGTCATCTCTAAAATGAACTGTACGGTTATATTTATTAATCAGATTCGTATGAAAATTGGAATGATGGGTTATGGTTCACCTGAAACAACTACTGGTGGAAATGCACTTAAATTTTATGCTTCTGTTCGTATAGACGTACGTCGTATCGCTTCACTAAAGCAGGGTGAAAGTCAGATAGGAAATCGCGTTAAAGCAAAAGTTATTAAAAATAAAGTTGCACCACCATTTCGTCAAGCTGAATTTGACATTATGTTTGGAGAGGGAATCTCTAAAGAGGGTGAACTCGTTGACTATGGTGTGAAGCTTGATGTCATTGACAAAGCTGGAGCATGGTTTGCATATGGTGATTCTAAACTTGGCCAAGGTCGTGAAAATGTTAAGCAAAAGTTTAAAGACGAGCCAGAACTTGCACGTGAGATAGAAGAGAAGATAAAAGTTGCTATGGGTGTAAGTGAACTTATGGTTATGGATACAACAGAGATAAACGACTCTGATGCAGAGTAG
- a CDS encoding menaquinone biosynthesis family protein — protein sequence MKKTLIAHSPDADDIFMYYAIKFGWVDMKDTHFDNIAKDIQTLNEDALNGVYDIVAISFALYPHIKSEYAPLRTAVSFGEGYGPKVIKRKGERLKRNFKVALSGEHTTNAMLFRIAYPEARVTYMNFLDIEQAVIDGDVHAGVLIHESILTYANELEVEREMWDIWQELAGKELPLPLGGMAIRRSLPLTKSIEYENTLTKAVQVARDHKDRLSKMLLERDLVRIDAQTLDKYLELYANDESITLSAIQYEAINKLFEIGYKHGFYDTPVDIKDYLIPTEYTELRNS from the coding sequence ATGAAAAAAACACTAATAGCACACTCCCCTGATGCCGATGATATATTTATGTACTATGCCATAAAGTTTGGTTGGGTAGATATGAAAGATACTCACTTTGACAACATAGCAAAAGATATTCAAACCCTCAACGAAGATGCTTTAAATGGCGTTTATGACATTGTAGCTATTAGTTTTGCCCTTTATCCACATATCAAATCAGAGTATGCACCTCTTCGCACCGCTGTAAGTTTTGGAGAGGGATATGGACCAAAAGTTATTAAACGCAAGGGTGAAAGGTTAAAAAGAAACTTCAAAGTAGCCCTGAGTGGAGAACACACCACCAATGCCATGCTATTTCGCATAGCATATCCTGAAGCTCGTGTTACCTATATGAACTTTTTAGATATAGAACAAGCCGTTATAGATGGTGACGTTCATGCTGGTGTTTTAATACATGAGTCTATTTTAACTTATGCCAATGAGCTTGAAGTAGAACGTGAGATGTGGGATATCTGGCAGGAGTTAGCAGGAAAAGAGCTGCCTCTTCCTCTTGGTGGCATGGCTATTCGTCGCTCACTTCCACTTACTAAGTCCATAGAGTATGAAAATACGCTTACCAAAGCCGTTCAAGTAGCGCGAGATCATAAAGATAGACTCTCTAAAATGCTACTTGAACGCGACTTAGTTCGTATAGATGCGCAAACTTTAGATAAATACTTAGAGCTCTATGCAAACGACGAGTCAATCACACTGAGTGCTATACAGTATGAAGCAATAAACAAGCTCTTTGAAATAGGTTATAAGCATGGATTTTATGATACTCCGGTAGATATAAAAGATTATCTAATCCCTACAGAGTACACTGAGCTTAGGAACTCTTAG
- the fliQ gene encoding flagellar biosynthesis protein FliQ, with amino-acid sequence MEAKLVALGVETFKIALLLALPGLLTGMFLGLAVSIFQATTQINEMTLSFIPKILGVVIVIVLTMPWMLNEMTDFATHVFNLMPSFVE; translated from the coding sequence ATGGAAGCGAAACTAGTAGCACTTGGCGTTGAAACATTTAAAATTGCTCTATTACTCGCTCTTCCTGGCCTTCTCACAGGTATGTTTTTAGGGCTAGCCGTAAGTATCTTTCAGGCTACAACGCAGATAAATGAGATGACACTATCTTTCATCCCTAAAATTCTTGGCGTTGTTATCGTTATAGTTCTTACAATGCCATGGATGCTCAATGAGATGACTGACTTTGCTACACATGTCTTTAACCTAATGCCTTCATTTGTTGAGTGA
- a CDS encoding UDP-N-acetylmuramate dehydrogenase produces the protein MKTKTVNFKKYSSFKIGDTFEVSLLENDFSNVNDYYLIGSCNNTLVSPNPPALLMLDKMYDYIKVEDNLIKIGGATPSGKIASFCKKNNIANFEFVSHLPGKLGGLVYMNAGLKEYEIFNHLVEIKTTDGTKKKDEIKYGYRFTNISSPILEATFEISYGFDKDKVEMFKKMRSNQPSTPSAGSCFKNPPGDYAGRLIEEVGLKGVLKGDMCFSQEHANFLVNNGDGKYEDAMYLIKEAKKRVFEKFGIKLECEIVILDKREMSDKSSLI, from the coding sequence ATGAAAACAAAAACTGTAAACTTTAAGAAATACTCCTCTTTTAAAATTGGTGATACTTTTGAGGTTTCGCTTTTAGAGAATGATTTTTCTAATGTAAACGACTACTACCTAATAGGTTCTTGTAACAATACTCTTGTTAGCCCAAACCCTCCCGCTCTACTTATGCTTGATAAAATGTATGACTATATTAAAGTGGAAGATAATCTTATCAAGATTGGAGGAGCAACGCCATCTGGGAAAATTGCCTCTTTTTGTAAAAAAAACAATATTGCAAACTTTGAATTTGTCTCCCATCTTCCTGGAAAACTTGGAGGTCTTGTTTATATGAATGCAGGCCTTAAAGAGTATGAAATTTTCAATCATTTAGTAGAGATAAAAACAACAGACGGAACCAAAAAAAAAGATGAGATAAAATATGGCTACCGCTTTACAAATATCTCTTCGCCAATACTAGAAGCAACATTTGAGATTAGTTATGGGTTCGATAAAGACAAGGTAGAGATGTTTAAAAAGATGCGTTCAAACCAGCCCTCCACTCCAAGTGCCGGAAGTTGTTTTAAAAACCCTCCTGGAGATTATGCCGGACGACTTATAGAAGAAGTTGGACTCAAAGGAGTGCTTAAAGGTGATATGTGTTTTAGCCAAGAGCATGCAAATTTTCTTGTAAACAATGGAGATGGAAAGTATGAAGATGCTATGTATCTTATAAAAGAGGCAAAAAAAAGGGTTTTTGAAAAGTTTGGGATTAAACTGGAGTGCGAGATAGTTATTTTAGATAAAAGAGAGATGAGTGACAAATCGTCACTCATATAA
- a CDS encoding TIGR04219 family outer membrane beta-barrel protein — translation MKKVLSTLALGVMLATSVSADFLRAEVGAGMWAQTPSGALVSSNSGLTGSDTSSETQNTGGYAWLLVKHFVPIIPNLRLEYASVTNEGVAKGSFAGFTATAGKSTLEMTQYDIIPYYNILDNTFWLTLDLGVDLKMINLNYNVANATLTTAGATGTEYDKAQMLPIPMGYVRTRFQLPITDLAAEADIKYISYGSTTIYDARIKVDYTFDITPLIQPGIEIGYRVQKFETAEADDVDFKLDFAGVYAGLMLRF, via the coding sequence ATGAAAAAAGTATTAAGTACATTAGCATTAGGTGTGATGTTAGCTACGAGTGTGAGTGCAGATTTTTTAAGAGCTGAAGTTGGGGCAGGTATGTGGGCTCAAACTCCATCTGGTGCTCTTGTGTCAAGTAATAGTGGGTTAACTGGTTCTGATACTTCTTCAGAAACTCAAAACACTGGGGGATATGCTTGGTTACTTGTAAAACATTTCGTTCCTATTATTCCTAATTTACGTTTAGAATATGCAAGTGTGACAAATGAAGGTGTAGCAAAAGGTAGTTTTGCTGGCTTTACTGCTACTGCAGGCAAGTCTACTTTAGAGATGACTCAGTACGATATCATTCCTTACTACAATATTTTAGATAACACTTTTTGGTTGACTCTTGATTTAGGGGTAGACTTGAAAATGATAAATCTTAATTACAATGTTGCTAATGCAACTTTAACTACTGCTGGTGCAACTGGAACAGAGTATGATAAAGCTCAAATGCTACCAATTCCTATGGGATATGTAAGAACGAGATTTCAACTTCCTATTACTGATTTAGCTGCAGAAGCAGATATAAAATATATCTCTTATGGATCTACAACAATTTATGATGCAAGAATAAAAGTAGATTATACTTTTGATATTACTCCACTTATTCAACCGGGTATTGAGATTGGATATAGAGTTCAAAAATTTGAAACTGCTGAAGCGGATGATGTGGACTTTAAACTTGATTTTGCAGGTGTTTATGCAGGTCTAATGCTACGTTTTTAA
- the tpx gene encoding thiol peroxidase — protein MATTKFKGTDVELLGNEVNVGDKAPEVTVVNSDGLGDVVVGGAQGKKQLIIVVPSLDTGVCATETRNFNSKASALEGVAATIVSLDLPFASGRFCQAEGINDLTVTSDFRNKDFANAYGVLLGGSVLAGVTCRAIFAVNEEGVVTYKEIVPEITEEPNYDAAIAAVS, from the coding sequence ATGGCAACTACAAAGTTCAAAGGTACAGACGTAGAATTATTAGGAAATGAAGTAAATGTAGGTGATAAAGCACCAGAAGTTACAGTTGTAAACTCTGATGGTTTAGGTGATGTAGTAGTTGGTGGAGCTCAAGGTAAAAAGCAACTTATTATCGTTGTTCCTTCATTAGACACAGGTGTATGTGCTACTGAAACTCGTAACTTTAACTCTAAAGCTTCTGCATTAGAAGGTGTTGCTGCAACTATCGTTTCTCTTGACTTACCATTTGCTTCTGGACGTTTTTGTCAAGCTGAGGGAATCAATGACTTAACTGTTACTTCTGACTTTAGAAACAAAGATTTCGCTAATGCTTACGGTGTACTACTTGGTGGTTCTGTTCTTGCTGGTGTTACATGTCGTGCAATCTTCGCAGTAAACGAAGAAGGTGTTGTAACTTACAAAGAGATCGTTCCAGAGATCACTGAAGAGCCTAACTACGATGCTGCAATCGCTGCAGTAAGCTAA
- the tsaD gene encoding tRNA (adenosine(37)-N6)-threonylcarbamoyltransferase complex transferase subunit TsaD: protein MILSIESSCDDSAIAITEIATNKLLFHKKISQELEHSVYGGVVPELAARLHAEALPKILQECEPYFKDLKAVAVTSTPGLAVTLVEGVTMAKAIAVALNIPLIGVNHLVGHIYSLFIEKETVFPLTVLLVSGGHTQVMEVKSLTDIKTVAKSMDDSFGESFDKSAKMMGLGYPGGPLIQELAKDGDRLSHNFTVPLHQSPLIAFSYSGLKNAVRLAVEDAGEDKSQYKDIAASFEHIATKHITMKLKKYFKTVRPKTFAIVGGASANLYLRSQIEELLKPHNATLLLSELKYCSDNAAMIGRVGVEMYKQKMFSALDSLDISPKSNI, encoded by the coding sequence ATGATTTTAAGTATAGAGAGTTCTTGCGATGATAGTGCTATAGCTATCACTGAAATTGCAACAAATAAGCTTCTTTTTCATAAAAAAATAAGTCAGGAGTTAGAGCATAGTGTTTATGGTGGTGTAGTCCCTGAGCTTGCTGCCCGTCTTCATGCTGAAGCTTTACCTAAAATACTCCAAGAGTGTGAGCCCTATTTTAAAGATTTAAAGGCGGTTGCGGTTACTTCTACTCCTGGACTTGCCGTTACTCTTGTAGAGGGAGTAACTATGGCTAAGGCTATAGCAGTAGCTCTAAATATCCCTTTAATTGGCGTAAATCATTTAGTAGGACATATATACTCACTTTTTATAGAAAAAGAGACTGTTTTTCCTCTTACAGTCTTGCTGGTGTCTGGTGGTCATACTCAGGTGATGGAAGTAAAAAGTTTAACAGATATAAAAACAGTTGCAAAAAGTATGGATGATAGTTTTGGAGAGAGTTTTGACAAGTCTGCAAAAATGATGGGCTTAGGTTATCCCGGTGGTCCTTTAATTCAAGAACTTGCAAAAGATGGAGATAGACTTTCTCATAACTTTACGGTTCCTCTACATCAATCGCCTCTTATCGCATTTTCTTATTCTGGTCTTAAAAATGCTGTGCGTTTAGCGGTAGAAGATGCAGGTGAAGATAAGTCTCAGTACAAAGATATCGCAGCTTCATTTGAGCATATTGCTACAAAACATATAACTATGAAACTAAAGAAGTACTTTAAAACAGTAAGACCAAAAACTTTTGCCATAGTTGGAGGCGCAAGTGCGAACCTTTACTTGCGTTCACAAATAGAAGAACTTTTGAAACCTCATAACGCTACTTTACTATTGAGTGAGTTAAAGTACTGTTCCGATAATGCAGCTATGATTGGACGAGTAGGGGTGGAGATGTATAAACAAAAGATGTTTAGTGCTCTTGACTCATTGGATATTTCTCCTAAAAGTAACATATAG
- a CDS encoding HNH endonuclease, with product MPTNQYRWQAPGNAKVFDAPLGQGSYMNTRSIHVLKYIQEKKKVSQSMFEREIKAYLQDSTEYEKNKSTPAHFFRPLLFLGFIKISSSKLIELTLEGDKFLHFYELGEYVKCKKYVLNQLDNTKYPNLGTQKIKLQLFPFRILFKLLLLEKERGLSKEFLIKQLVYLREYDDLALYLKEKSLEKIQKELPYDKFYTWVINSLVDIGILKKEKNYFVAEDIYEEVEVLYKNLSLESFFFNDDTLLCQLDDNTAHERYKRDARLILQAKSRDGYSCKVDKNHETFVSKGYNYVEGHHVIPMFQQKNYRFDLDDVENIVSLCPTCHREIHSADDKTEILSKVYRVNSAFMIANSVTLDELHKMYNCS from the coding sequence ATGCCAACAAATCAATATAGATGGCAGGCCCCTGGGAATGCAAAGGTATTTGATGCTCCTTTAGGTCAGGGGAGCTACATGAATACGAGAAGTATTCATGTACTCAAATATATACAAGAGAAGAAAAAAGTATCTCAGAGTATGTTTGAAAGAGAGATAAAAGCTTACTTACAAGACTCTACAGAGTATGAAAAAAACAAATCAACCCCAGCACATTTTTTTCGCCCCTTACTCTTTCTCGGTTTTATCAAAATAAGTTCGAGTAAACTAATAGAGCTAACATTAGAGGGTGATAAATTTTTACACTTCTATGAGTTAGGTGAGTATGTTAAATGTAAAAAGTATGTTTTAAATCAGCTAGATAATACTAAGTATCCAAATCTAGGGACTCAAAAAATAAAACTACAACTCTTCCCTTTTAGGATTCTCTTTAAACTTCTACTACTTGAAAAAGAGAGAGGGCTGAGTAAAGAGTTTTTAATTAAGCAACTTGTTTATTTAAGAGAATATGATGATTTGGCCCTTTACTTAAAAGAGAAGAGTTTAGAAAAAATTCAAAAAGAGTTGCCATACGATAAGTTTTATACATGGGTTATAAACTCTCTTGTTGATATAGGGATTTTGAAAAAAGAAAAGAACTATTTTGTAGCTGAGGATATTTATGAAGAGGTAGAAGTTCTTTATAAAAATTTATCCCTTGAATCATTCTTTTTTAATGATGATACTCTTCTATGCCAGCTTGATGACAACACGGCACATGAGCGCTATAAACGCGATGCAAGATTGATTTTACAAGCAAAGAGTAGAGATGGCTACAGTTGTAAAGTAGATAAAAATCATGAGACCTTTGTATCTAAAGGATACAATTATGTTGAAGGACATCATGTTATACCGATGTTTCAGCAAAAGAACTATAGGTTTGATTTAGATGATGTAGAGAATATTGTCTCTTTATGTCCAACCTGCCATAGAGAGATACACTCAGCAGATGATAAAACAGAGATACTATCAAAAGTATATAGAGTAAATAGCGCTTTTATGATAGCAAATAGTGTGACATTGGACGAGCTACATAAAATGTACAACTGCTCATAA
- a CDS encoding DNA cytosine methyltransferase produces the protein MINGVSLFANVGIAETYINNHDIKITVANELLKNRAEFHQQMHKECKMIQGDITSDEVFNAVAKEAKKQKCDFLIATPPCQGMSLAGKMQEDDPRNSLIKYVIKLAQELKPTNILIENVPKVLKTYLVHKGEKIKISDFIKKELEPLGYIINPVVVDAADYGTPQSRKRAIYLISKLKKWDLPPKEEKLTVRQMIEHLPPLESGESSDIIFHRAKVHNARHISFLKHTPTGKTALHNKVHYPKKVDGTRIKGYDTTYKRIEWDKPAPTITMANGSVSSQNNVHPGRQKKDGTFSDARVLTLKEIFILTGLPDDWTPPEWASENLIRQVIGEGVPPRLIDRLLSTIPKK, from the coding sequence ATGATAAATGGTGTCTCACTCTTTGCAAATGTGGGAATAGCAGAAACTTACATTAATAATCATGATATAAAAATCACTGTAGCAAATGAACTACTTAAAAATAGAGCAGAGTTTCATCAACAGATGCATAAAGAATGTAAGATGATTCAAGGCGATATCACAAGTGATGAAGTTTTTAATGCAGTTGCAAAAGAAGCAAAAAAACAAAAGTGTGACTTTCTTATTGCCACACCTCCATGTCAAGGGATGAGTCTTGCTGGAAAGATGCAAGAGGACGATCCACGAAACTCTCTTATCAAGTATGTTATAAAGCTTGCCCAAGAGCTTAAACCGACAAACATACTTATAGAAAATGTACCAAAAGTTTTAAAAACTTATCTTGTGCATAAGGGTGAAAAGATAAAGATAAGTGACTTTATTAAAAAAGAGCTAGAACCTTTAGGTTACATCATCAATCCAGTAGTTGTTGATGCAGCTGATTATGGAACGCCACAAAGTCGCAAACGCGCTATATATCTTATCTCAAAACTGAAGAAATGGGATTTACCACCTAAAGAAGAGAAACTAACTGTTCGCCAAATGATAGAACATCTCCCACCATTAGAGAGTGGAGAGAGTTCAGACATAATTTTTCATAGAGCAAAAGTACATAATGCGAGACATATTAGTTTTTTAAAGCATACTCCAACAGGAAAAACTGCTCTACATAACAAGGTGCACTATCCAAAAAAAGTAGATGGAACGCGAATAAAAGGTTATGATACAACTTATAAACGCATAGAGTGGGATAAGCCAGCACCTACCATTACAATGGCAAATGGTTCAGTTTCAAGCCAAAACAATGTCCATCCCGGTCGTCAAAAGAAAGATGGTACATTCTCAGACGCTCGTGTTTTAACACTTAAAGAGATTTTTATTTTGACGGGCTTACCTGATGATTGGACACCTCCTGAGTGGGCAAGTGAAAATCTTATTCGTCAAGTGATAGGCGAGGGAGTGCCTCCACGACTCATAGATAGACTTCTCTCAACTATTCCAAAGAAATAA